The window cgaccttgagcgatgttagttcacggctgccgccatctatgtaacaaagccaatattttcaaaattcttgcctggaaaacagtttatatgcttacaatcctcgttattcactactaatctgaataaatgaacctacaaaaaaaagtacaagctataagaataacttttctgagagaagtaccaaaaaaatgcgtcacgccatgccaaaaaacttgtttaacttcaaagaaaagtggtagttcaaaaaggctcggcagtgttaactataaccaacagcaagcattagcaacctacaaataagacttaaggatatgtgtaacaggattaagtagtgttcatagctcgaaatgctatactttcaccacaaaacttgtctaaaaacatcctgtttgcgtgttttctgcttactcttcgccttaacacgAGATAGGCAATTGCCATTTCTCGCCAAGGCATACATAgtgcttttctcaaaagaatgcagggaaataaaagacactttttatattatacattaaagtAGTTAAATTCCCATAATTTTTCAAGTTAATGCCgtttttaaaatgaattataCATTTCAGCATGGAATAAATTGCTCATAATGAAGATggctttttagttttaggaatctcattaaaatacgcCAAAAATACTGTCTTGTAGAAAATTTTCACTTTTTCTCGTTTTTCCAACTCATAATCTGTGCCGACAGGCAAACGCAAAGAGACTATGGTAtgccaagaatgacaaaagagatccgatcaaagagtatttGATAACCCCAGCACGCCGTTTCATACATCAAATCTTCAAAATTCATTACAGGAGCGTTTATttacaacgctcctgcaatgaatttgattttctttgaCCGAAAATTCGATACTTCGTGTGAtcttttttcgaaaataatgacaatatttccatgcatgtGAAAGAGACATTAATTACCTCTAAGCTTCGTTTGAATTcctgacacatgatttcaacagCTATGAAacacattactatcaccgctaccatacttATGTCCTCCTGGTGTCTGTGTAGTAacacgtcgtgcgcatgacctcataatatattacagtatactcgcgtcatacttATGACAATCTTTTCTTCAACTTTTGTACCTAAACACtatataatgcttcctatctcgtTTCCCCCCactttaaatcttatgaatttatgcaTCTGCCtcttttactgtcgctttttcgtatCATCAAAATTCAATAGATGTAAACTATTGCATGATGAAAcctcagaatacagaacaaactCTGTATTCtgaggatgaaaaatagatttttgtttccaagtcatgcaagttaatatatatgtacattGTATTAAGAATATTATTGTTTAGCACCTATTAATTTGTGTCAAgtgacaacaaaaaaaaaataaacaaatgtcCGATGAGCAACAGTCAAATAGAATATTTCAGGCACTATTTCGGACTAATTCCTGAAATCAATATACTTCTGTTTGTTACAAAGCTTAACGATCCAAAAATCAGCAAAGTCaactatatctttttttataaggtacgagacgagcaggacgttcagctgatggtaattgatacaccctgtattacaatgcagtgccgctctgggttcttgaaaaacccaaaagttctgagcggaactacaactgcactcatatgcccagtaattacactaggtacggcacccttcagaccgaaacacaataatgtttacacattacagcttcacagcagaaaaaggcgccgttgtggtacccataatctagccagcatcttgtgcaaacgagcctctcactggtatatTGACTCTCACTGGTGAGCCTGACATCTACGGATGTCGGATATACTTTAAGGTATGTACGGATTGCCGTACAGTTCAATGGACCAGTGCGAATATTCAAATTGCGAAATCAAGTGAGTTAACAATATTAAATCCCATtgtagaatataaaaaaaaatattgttgtcgTATAAGATTAGTATACGTAGCGACATCTATGTATACGCCTTAAAAGTAAAACGCAAGTTCCAATCTGACCAAAGGCGCTGACCTGAAGTGCCGCGGTGTTGGAGAGCTGCGCTTACAACCAAAATCTATAGATGGCGTGCGAGGcttgaatatatattaaaaaatttatttctcgTGAAGGTAGCTAAGTATTTCATTAAACGACAAAGTAATCCATTAATtctcatttgtaaaaatatttcttcaaaCTTCAACGTTTGACAAAACAAttcaaacattattatttaatgaacaaaGATCagattaaaaagtatttttataataaggtagGTACTTATGATATGTATTATGTATAGTACAATACCATCTTAcattgtttgattttttattcATGACATGAAAAAAATGTAGGTAGTGATATTAGAAACATCAAATTGGTAACGTGGCtctgattttaatttataataaaatactacaaaatatgattaacTACTGTCTATCATTCactagatattataattattaattataatgtgttACAAGATCAGTTAATTTTGTGAGATTTGTATCTTAAACTGTATATTTGACGTATCATACAACGGTTCCATGGTGTAATGGTTAGCACTCTGGACTCTGAATCCAGCGATCCGAGTTCAAATCTCGGTGGAACCTGTACTTTTTATTGTATTGATAATTGATTTACGATACATAATTTGTACTTAACTTTTTGTCTgcactatttattataatcacagaactatttaacaaaaaaaaacctctgTTATATTCGGACATAACTAGAGTGAATcccatacaatattattatgatacaatACAACTACGTGAAAAATATGCGATTTCAATAGAATCTTCAAGTGATTCAAAATATTagctgtgttttatttatagtagATGGAAGTTCTGAATCAGACTGTATGTCCGCCCTCTCCGCTCTTATTGGCAACATTCATGATAACGACGAATTTATTTCGGTATTCAAATCAAACTTATGCATAGGTTTTGAAGTTATGCTTCTTtagcgttatgaaaaaatgatgagagtgaaattttaagatgcgctcgcatcactgtaacacaagaACAACAAGGTAAAgctggttcctaaaattttccaaagtttgcgacattcgttattttttttttttggtttcttcgtccattactaggataggcaaagagttcaagcccgtacagccgtattcgttatatatttttctttttacaaacACAAAttgaatagcacgaggaataaataattttaaggtattttgctttgttaggccaaagaagtaaaacttcttgggtgcatacataagtacacacacagaCTTTTTCAAATGAGCCTGTGAGCATTTCACTACTCAATTACACAGTATACTGAAACCGAAATAGAAACTTAGCGAGTTAGCGCTTACGACAGCCTTAGCGCAAACGACCAAACAATACGACTGGGAACTTTCAACGTTAGTACATACACCGAACCTCCTGACAACTGGTGTTGCAGATGCCCATGGGGGGTTGCCTCGCCACTTCTAACCACGTGAACCTTTTGCCCgattgccccctcttatattaaaGGGTGCATATTGTGTTGCCATCCGTACTCTAAAAAAGAGTATTCAGTAGTTtactctttatatttttttataaaaataagggacgagacgagcaggatcttcaggttcagctgatggaaattgatatgccctgcctattataatgcagtggcgctcaatattattgaaaaacccaaaaattctgagcggatcTACAATTctgctcgtcaacttgagacataagatgttaagtctcatttgcccagtaatttcactagctacgtcgcccttcagaccgaaacacataatatagccggcatcctgtggaaaaggagcatcccactggtagaatTGCGATATTATATCCCTATAAAAAAGGTGCATCTAGGGTTGCCATCCGTACTGTGAAATAGAGTATTGTACTTTATATCATGTATTCGTactctataatctataacaTTAAAAGAGTATGCTAAAATACTCTTTAATATTGCGTTATAACTAGTTAACTTAAACAGTTTACTATACTAGTGCCAgtcatgtattattattatgcaaacCCATTACCATAAACAAAAAAGTCGACTATTTACGACGTTTTTGATCGCAGCCACTTAAGTCATTACCTATGTCAATGTCATGCACAAATGAATTactttttaagaattttaaataaatgatactcTTTTTTGGAAGTCCGTACCTTCTTTGAATTCAGATTATACACTCTATTTCTTATAAAAGTTGCCAACCCTAGCTGCACGCGACATTGTCACCTCGCTACAATAAGGCctataattaatgtaatgttaATATACCTGATCTTTAAGTCAAGTTTTTGAAACCGGGGTCAACCGGTTTTTATTTGCTTCTGGAACCGATTCAATACATAGCTTTGAAACAAGTGTCTAAAAACAGAGTAGAACCTCTGAAAACAAATTGTATCCTAATCAGATTTAAATGTCTGGTTCATGTAATATACCAgcttttaaaaaaacaactctactagaagaacatctctaacgaagATTCAGAGAGATAAATAAGATTCGAAAAGGTAAgctaaaaaaagcgcgtacactttccttaaaggccggcaacgctcctgtgattcctctggtattgcaagagattgtgggcgacggtgatcacttaacaccaggtgacccctacgctcgtttatcctcctattcaatattataaaaaaaaacaactgatactgtaaccgatttttattgacaagtcgtaaacattcAGCTACACTTGAAAACAGCTCCTCAgtgtttgaatattaaaccacctaacgcacacattgacaaatcaaatcTGGTCACGCATTATGGGGCTGTCAGGTCATCAGCCAAAGAAGCCAGCTCAAAGAAAAAAGCTatttactcgattgtatgaaacgtgcagtcattgatagattgacagatgacggctataatcttgtaaaaaacggagatatcggaaatccactacgttttatgcaactgttggcTTTCAatcttagccggattatacttcgccgCCAATCAACATACTGTAACTACTACCATTTCAAACTTATGCCAAATTACTGctacgtttcatactaaacttaatttcaatttttacttaggagtctttattacatagtatttgcATCCTCTTTGGTATCTTGACTGGGACggcggcacagtagacataatatgtacTACTGTGACAGCGGTCTCAATGTACGTACGTATTCAATTGGTGGGTTCCTTCTGTCTGTTGCCTTCTTCCTCTTCCTATCttagaatattaatattctaaGATAGCTATAGTACGGACGGTGTAACGAAATGTCATCGTCGCCATAGCAACtgtcacacacacaaacactaacaataaacaattaaatagtaactcttggtattataaaatatgaagtttattgtattaatacaataaaatataaatgtagtgtatattatttgtatttttacgTAAGAAGGAAGATGAAATctcaaaaattgaaaatattaatgatgGGACCATCTGAAGTACGTAATAGTTATTAAGGATTggcctccgctgcgctccaactaaataccgcaggcgtagtcgaaaagtgcggcaactaataccacGCCCAAGtaagcgtactcgagccagtctcgaacaatgtgtgacgttaacgTGCCCCATGTTCTGTTAGACTTTGccaataattattgaaactaaaTTGCTGggatgcgtagtaaaactttgtaaaaataaatactacaaGAATTAATATGAAAGACACCCAGTGTCTTCatatcacataatatcatcagtaagtattttgtattttattaatttcaatgtaaaataccacgaagcgtatgttacaaaattggaaagatgccattgagtgttaagatgccacgcacacaagcatctaatagttgccgttataaaaaagtatctagttggagcgcagcggagaccaatccttaatctaagtagtTGACTAAGCGGGAAGTTCGtgaatatttacaaacatatttACGTCGTTAATTCAATGTTTGTAGAGCGGCAAGACATtgatatcaaatataatatcgGAATCAACAAACAACGAGGAATTAGGGACGCAAAGGCCGACCCAAGGTGTGAGGATTCTTGAGTTTGACACATCTGTTATGACCCATagtggaaataatattaaaatcgataTTGAGTTGTGGGATTGTAGCGGCGATcacaagtaaatattaattatgctttttttgtgtataattttgaattagacgtaattccagaacaacgttccaaaccacaatcatgtcgaaattgagttaagaacacaaaactggtcacgtgattcatattaacggactaaTATAAAatagcagccctactgtcactctttaaatggcatcatgacttagtagcccaacccacatgtatggaatacactaatatgggtatcaaaatggatatattttatctatataatattatattactcaagcattttttatatatatttttattaaatacttgtgTAGCTAGTGGGGATGTACTTTAATGCGTGTATCCGCATCACTAcgtgatatatattttcttttcagatttataaatttattaagttctGAGCTTTGTTTGTTAGATATAGatatacgataaatatttaaacattataattattttttcacacattactgccaaaatagcttgcacggaaaaaaaaattaggaagttcataatatcagtgttaggaaaatacgtcctaacgtttgctgagaactttcctttatgcgaatcgcgctgctgcctcgttttctagttattaaataatccttacatgttttaaagcattaatatctctgtctttattgttttttaacatttgtattgttattttttcttttctttatttaatgttaattgttcatatctattataattaaaaaaaaattggtggcagtttttcgcaaataaatagttattattaaaatttcgtAAAGTTTATagtgtgatgtttgtggcttggaacgtttttcaggaactatcTACGTCCAATTATGAAGTGAATACGGTGGAAACCATAAAGCACGGCAATGCTTCAAGCCAGGCCACATTCAAGCGCTCTACAAGgagcaggtccggccacaaatatgaagtattgctgtcatctctggtctggcgcaccccagtatcatctcgaaacatttgaccgcgtgcaacgcagagcagcttgaatttattgacgcacggtttgacagttctgctgtgaaacaatttcattaacagCTCAGTTAACAACAgtgagcaatgacgttctatacataatatcgaacgtcattgacagggagcatattttacaaaataatttttggtgttatgaaatataaatgacaaattcataaaaaatagtatgttatttattatgcacagaacaacgtctttccggtcagctagtatatatatactagtggacccaacagacgttgtcctgtacacacgtcttaaatttgaaaaatctgtccagccgttaggaggagttcactaacatacacattagcaggagaattatattatatggacgtaattgagaatctaaaccaatctcaaattcactgaaacaaacaaaaagtcatcaaaatcggtccagccgtttaggaggtagtttaattgggaatctaaaccattcttgaatccacccgaagacacacatcaatctcaaattcactggaacacacaaaaatctcatcaaaatcggtccagccgttcaggaggtagttcaaatgtgaatctaaaccattctcgaatccacctgaagacacacagaaagtttcaataaaatcggtccagccgtctaggaggagttcagtgacatacacacgcacacaagaattatatatataaagataaagttAAAACAAAACTAGTGTAAGCGTGTCTCTACattggatatattttttataaataccgATTGTAGGTGATACAGGCAGTGTAGCAGGGAACATAGCTTAACCATAATTTATGTATTCTGTGGCTGAacacaaattacaaattttataaaaaaaaatgtccgaCTGTCTTTCTGTCTGTCATTTATTAATCACTGGACCTGCTGGATAGACTTTCAACTTTCATGATTTGATACCAAGGTACCTTACGTGTGGAGGATTCCCGGTGAGGATTTCAATATCAGATCTTTAATATACGATTAATTAGAATctagattaatttattaagatATCATCTCTCTATCGATACTGAATCTGCATTTCAGTTACATTctgtaataataaacttatgaTGATAACTAACACATCATCCCACAGATGGATTGAAAAAATAGTTCACCAAAAAGTATTATCGctgatttaaatgttaaaagcATAGTAAATAACTTTGATCaacacacatttatataaaatacttttaaaagtacctattagAACGCGTTTAATTGTTActttattaaaagtttaatttttattatatttatatattatattattatataataaatatacttagtacaaaatgtactttaaaaaaatcaattgaaatgATTGTTAAAAGcactcaataaattaaaatgtcaaaCTCGGCTCGGCAATTTGGGATTGCAatcgaaattcaaaaatagaaataatgcCGTTGACGGTGGCAAATGGAGTTTCATGATCACTGCCAACTGCTTTTAGAcacagataatattatgatcatatttCTAAGTATGTATGACGTAACAGACAGCCGCCTTTTCGAAACGgttggtaattaataattatattctaaactagctgacccagcaaacgttgtattgccgatattataatcgcgatacaaaagtaactgttgatcgtagatgagagaaaatttgaagttgtgtgtattttttaatgctgactcataatcaaacaaatttaaaaaaaaaatgtcaaaaaaattaaaaaaaaattggcgtggaccacccttaacatttagggggattaaaatagatgtccgattctcagacctacccaatacgcactcaaaatttcatgagaatcggtcaagccgtttcgaaggagtttaactacttacaaacaccgcgacatgagaattttatatattagaagattacTTCTCACCGCGACTACATTTACCGTGTTAATATAGGGCACATTTCGGGATAAAATGTGCCCTATATCTATAAACACCTAACAACGTCTGTACATAATTTCATGataatcggttcagtagttaaAGCGCAACAAGCATAGGTACAAACTAACTGACAGTTCGAATAATGAATAGTTCGAATAATGCtttgtgaaaaatataattgtaaaaaaatactgtattacTAGGTGTTATCTAGTTATCTAATAAGCcgtaaataatttatgtatcgCAATAATGATAATGAGATTAAGTACAAATATAGGAAAGATTGTACAAAAATGATTTTGCACCTTACGCGTATAGCAGGTGCCTTATTAATTGAAGCCACTTTTGTACCAAGAAAAAAGGTTTTTGCAACGCGACCGCACCTACCTACTTGGTTAAATTTTTTATCGAAACCATCAAAGTCCCGCTCAAAAAACACATACCTAAAGCGGCAAACagcaagtttttattaatttttgcttacaACTTACTTTAATTAACTTCTCGCTGTCCTAGCACATTCTAAACAGTGactttgtgaaaaaaaaacctGTATAATTTTACTATAAAGATCAAAACAACTGTATAAATTAGTACCaaagcttaaattaaaattaaattaaataagagcGCCATTTTGTGTTTAAGTTTCTTAATACTTGATTACCTATATGcctacataatttttaaaactcttgtTTTATAGGTTTGAGTCGTGTTGGCCTGCGTTACGAGCAGGTGCTGACGGAGTTATTCTTGTGTGTTCACCAAATACAGCAAGTGTGGCTTCTAGAGAATTAGAACTGTTCTATAACTATTTCGTATCGCAACCGAAACTTACTTCGAAACAATGCGTTGTGTTTTACAACAATCTAGAGGATCAAGATGATTTCGACCTGCTGAATTTGTGTATGATTTtttctactaatattatgagtTGAAAATTGTAAATTCCAATAGTCTAACTCTATCTACAATGATATACCATAATACTTAACTGATCGAGAACGGCTAACGACCTCTGGTGGCGTTTATCGGGAATAATAATACCACTTGGACCTTGGCTTTCATCTGTCGTCTGTTTAATTAATCTTTGTCTCCTTAGTGGCTGGTATTTTACTTGTAGACCGTGGCAAGTACCTTTTCACCTAGGAGTTCTACgctataatgataataattgcaCAAAAACGACATCGAGATTAACACGACATCGTAATaacttttaatgaatataatatgttgtataGATAATAGATCCCtacttatttcataattttgaaagtCGGTATCAAAGTTTCTCTCGAGAATAATGACTAAAAATACTGTCATTGTGTGATaagtaatatttcatttataaattttatttcagcgTCTACATTCTCAAGGGTATCGAGAGCAACAGTCAATTTAAAAACGGGAAGAGATAGACTAAAAACAGACTTCAACAATTTTGTAGTTTCAGTTGTGCAGTCAACTCACAGAgaagatattaattaattttatatgacTTTTCACTTTGTTGAGTGTGCCCTTGAGTATACTTACGTCATACAGTATGTGATGGTAATCATCCAAAGTGAAGAtatcatacatttttattgaaatatacaCATTTACGAACACTCATTGCTGCATTTCATTGTATTCCGCTGAAAAACATCAACTGAAAAGAACCAACCTACTTAACACAACTGCCCTCCCTGTCTACACAAAAGGTAAAAATTGATACATTtccaatttatataaatagatttatttaaaagtccACGGCTTTCATCTTACATGTGTAAtcgaaaaactaaaaaatatgattCTTACCCTTATCAAGTATTTTAAACTACATTTCATGGGACCACGATTAGAAATATAGCTCTCTAACTTTATTGCTTTTGTCTATAAGAGAACAATAGTTTAATTACAGCTGTAGGTACAATCAATCGGGAATAGATCATAAGGACATATACTACTTTAACACAGTTCATTTTCacttttaatcataataaaactaaaaacattaaattcAGATATAACCCACATTCAGTCTTAAAACTTTTGGCTCGTATGAGTACCTTTTgcataaacataattaaattaagcattattaataaaataaaattatatcgaatATGTCTATGATTATGCTTATGTAActctaatttaaaaatattattaagacgTATTTATATACACTatcaattattacttattgaCATGAGATATATTTACTAAAGGATAATCATGAAATGATATCCATTTGATCACATTACAATGGAAGGGAAATTGAGTACCTAGTAATACCTATAACATAACTTCAGcctaatattaaatatgaagtatttacaatttaatatataacagACTTAATTCTTCCAACCACCGCGTTCGTTGAATTTCTTCCGATCCCTTTGCCCTCTGTTGGAACCTCCCCGGTTCCACCTATCGTTCCCGCGACCGCGAGGGCCTCCTCTGTTTGAGAATCTTTGAAAGTTATGATCACCGTCGAAGTTGAAATCACCCTGCATTGGACCGTTGTAGCCCATGTTACCGAAATTATTAGGGCCCGCGAACCCATGAGGTATGTTCGGTGCGATACCTAGCAGACCCGGCGTCGGCCCACCCCTGTGATCCTGTTGGTTGTACCCGTGTAAATGATTCATATTATTCATACCCCCCATACCCATCGGAGGGCCATTCATCATGTTCATATTTGACTCAATACCCCCATGAGGCCCGTTCATATTATTCGTCATGGCGAAAGGGTTAGGATTAACAGGAGTTTTTAATAAAGGTTCTTTCGGTTTTGGTAAATACGTGAACTCGGCGTTTTCACCCAACGAAACGCCCAAATTCGTAAATATATTACCTAAAATAGTATTGCTTTGTATAGACGCAATATCAAACTTCTTCGCAGGTGAAGTGTCCTGGTGatactgttttattatttgtgtaattggAGCCAAATGTTGATTTACGAATATCTTCTGTGTTGAACTCAATTCTT of the Leptidea sinapis chromosome 41, ilLepSina1.1, whole genome shotgun sequence genome contains:
- the LOC126976514 gene encoding intraflagellar transport protein 22 homolog; the protein is MKSQKLKILMMGPSESGKTLISNIISESTNNEELGTQRPTQGVRILEFDTSVMTHSGNNIKIDIELWDCSGDHKFESCWPALRAGADGVILVCSPNTASVASRELELFYNYFVSQPKLTSKQCVVFYNNLEDQDDFDLLNLSSTFSRVSRATVNLKTGRDRLKTDFNNFVVSVVQSTHREDIN